The Podarcis raffonei isolate rPodRaf1 chromosome 2, rPodRaf1.pri, whole genome shotgun sequence genome window below encodes:
- the MAP2K7 gene encoding dual specificity mitogen-activated protein kinase kinase 7 isoform X3, protein MMSKHFLKTALQLPLANDGSSRSTSLDSSPQHHHTHPSRPRNFLGLPPQPPFHMNKSMESIEIDQKLQEIMKQTGYLTIGGQRYQAEINDLENLGEIGSGTCGQVWKMRFKKTGHIIAVKQMRRSGNKEENKRILMDLDVVLKSHDCPYIVQCFGTFITNTDVFIAMELMGTCAEKLKKRIQGPIPERILGKMTVAIVKALYYLKEKHGVIHRDVKPSNILLDERGQIKLCDFGISGRLVDSKAKTRSAGCAAYMAPERIDPPDPSKPDYDIRADVWSLGISLVELATGQFPYKNCKTDFEVLTKVLQEDPPLLPNNMGFSVDFQSFVKDCLTKDHRKRPKYNKLLEHNFIKRYETLEVDVASWFKDVMAKTESPRTSSILSQHHLPFFTR, encoded by the exons caTTGCAGCTTCCCTTAGCCAACGATGGAAGTAGCCGTTCCACCTCTTTGGACAGCTCGCCCCAGCATCATCACACTCATCCGTCACGCCCCCGAAACTTTCTGGGCCTGCCTCCTCAGCCCCCCTTCCACATGAACAAGAGCATGGAGAG TATAGAGATTGATCAGAAACTGCAGGAAATTATGAAGCAAACGGGTTACTTGACCATCGGAGGGCAG AGATACCAAGCAGAAATCAATGACCTAGAAAATCTGGGTGAGATTGGAAGTGGGACGTGTGGACAGGTGTGGAAAATGCGTTTCAAGAAGACTGGACACATCATAGCTGTGAAG CAAATGCGTCGTTCTGGTAACAAAGAGGAGAACAAGAGGATTCTGATGGACCTGGATGTGGTGCTGAAGAGTCATGACTGTCCTTACATTGTTCAGTGCTTTGGAACTTTCATCACAAAT ACTGATGTTTTTATAGCCATGGAGCTAATGGGCACATGTGCAGAGAAGCTGAAAAAACGAATCCAAGGGCCTATCCCTGAGAGGATCTTGGGAAAGATGACTGTGGCg ATTGTCAAAGCGCTCTACTATCTGAAAGAGAAGCATGGTGTCATCCATAGAGATGTGAAGCCTTCAAATATCTTGTTGGATGAGAGGGGGCAAATCAAATTGTGTGACTTCGGGATCAGTGGGAGGCTGGTGGACTCGAAAGCCAAAACCCGGAGTGCTGGTTGCGCAGCATATATGGCG CCCGAGAGAATAGATCCCCCTGATCCCTCAAAACCAGATTATGATATCCGTGCAGATGTTTGGAGCCTGGGCATCTCTCTG GTTGAGCTGGCTACAGGTCAGTTCCCCTACAAGAACTGTAAAACAGATTTTGAAGTCCTCACCAAGGTGTTGCAGGAAGATCCTCCCCTTCTCCCAAACAACATGGGATTTTCTGTGGATTTCCAGTCCTTTGTGAAAGACTG CCTTACTAAAGATCACAGGAAGAGACCAAAGTACAACAAGCTACTT GAACATAACTTCATCAAGCGTTATGAGACACTGGAAGTGGATGTGGCGTCCTGGTTCAAAGATGTCATGGCTAAGACAGAGTCACCCCGCACAAGTAGCATCCTTAGCCAGCACCACCTGCCGTTCTTCACCAGGTAG
- the MAP2K7 gene encoding dual specificity mitogen-activated protein kinase kinase 7 isoform X2, which translates to MAASSLEQKLSRLEAKLKQENREARRRIDLNLDISPARTRPTLQLPLANDGSSRSTSLDSSPQHHHTHPSRPRNFLGLPPQPPFHMNKSMESIEIDQKLQEIMKQTGYLTIGGQRYQAEINDLENLGEIGSGTCGQVWKMRFKKTGHIIAVKQMRRSGNKEENKRILMDLDVVLKSHDCPYIVQCFGTFITNTDVFIAMELMGTCAEKLKKRIQGPIPERILGKMTVAIVKALYYLKEKHGVIHRDVKPSNILLDERGQIKLCDFGISGRLVDSKAKTRSAGCAAYMAPERIDPPDPSKPDYDIRADVWSLGISLVELATGQFPYKNCKTDFEVLTKVLQEDPPLLPNNMGFSVDFQSFVKDCLTKDHRKRPKYNKLLEHNFIKRYETLEVDVASWFKDVMAKTESPRTSSILSQHHLPFFTR; encoded by the exons caTTGCAGCTTCCCTTAGCCAACGATGGAAGTAGCCGTTCCACCTCTTTGGACAGCTCGCCCCAGCATCATCACACTCATCCGTCACGCCCCCGAAACTTTCTGGGCCTGCCTCCTCAGCCCCCCTTCCACATGAACAAGAGCATGGAGAG TATAGAGATTGATCAGAAACTGCAGGAAATTATGAAGCAAACGGGTTACTTGACCATCGGAGGGCAG AGATACCAAGCAGAAATCAATGACCTAGAAAATCTGGGTGAGATTGGAAGTGGGACGTGTGGACAGGTGTGGAAAATGCGTTTCAAGAAGACTGGACACATCATAGCTGTGAAG CAAATGCGTCGTTCTGGTAACAAAGAGGAGAACAAGAGGATTCTGATGGACCTGGATGTGGTGCTGAAGAGTCATGACTGTCCTTACATTGTTCAGTGCTTTGGAACTTTCATCACAAAT ACTGATGTTTTTATAGCCATGGAGCTAATGGGCACATGTGCAGAGAAGCTGAAAAAACGAATCCAAGGGCCTATCCCTGAGAGGATCTTGGGAAAGATGACTGTGGCg ATTGTCAAAGCGCTCTACTATCTGAAAGAGAAGCATGGTGTCATCCATAGAGATGTGAAGCCTTCAAATATCTTGTTGGATGAGAGGGGGCAAATCAAATTGTGTGACTTCGGGATCAGTGGGAGGCTGGTGGACTCGAAAGCCAAAACCCGGAGTGCTGGTTGCGCAGCATATATGGCG CCCGAGAGAATAGATCCCCCTGATCCCTCAAAACCAGATTATGATATCCGTGCAGATGTTTGGAGCCTGGGCATCTCTCTG GTTGAGCTGGCTACAGGTCAGTTCCCCTACAAGAACTGTAAAACAGATTTTGAAGTCCTCACCAAGGTGTTGCAGGAAGATCCTCCCCTTCTCCCAAACAACATGGGATTTTCTGTGGATTTCCAGTCCTTTGTGAAAGACTG CCTTACTAAAGATCACAGGAAGAGACCAAAGTACAACAAGCTACTT GAACATAACTTCATCAAGCGTTATGAGACACTGGAAGTGGATGTGGCGTCCTGGTTCAAAGATGTCATGGCTAAGACAGAGTCACCCCGCACAAGTAGCATCCTTAGCCAGCACCACCTGCCGTTCTTCACCAGGTAG